In Thermodesulfovibrio thiophilus DSM 17215, the following are encoded in one genomic region:
- a CDS encoding transposase, translating into NEEINRIKLISNYEEAVNAFETLCNQFESKYSSYIKMLKTNKERYLSYKKYPEAIRKHIYTTNIVENINSKLEGLRVNHGGYFQSVKTAEISIYVIVNRIIQGRWKKPLTVSKEVLYEIRQIFNSRFTE; encoded by the coding sequence TAATGAAGAAATAAACAGGATAAAATTAATCAGTAACTATGAAGAAGCAGTGAATGCATTTGAAACTTTGTGCAATCAATTTGAAAGTAAATATTCCTCATACATAAAAATGCTTAAAACCAATAAAGAGAGATATTTATCATATAAAAAATATCCTGAGGCAATAAGAAAACACATATATACAACCAATATAGTGGAAAATATAAACAGTAAACTTGAGGGATTGAGAGTAAATCATGGTGGATATTTTCAGTCAGTAAAGACTGCTGAGATTTCTATCTATGTTATTGTAAACAGAATAATCCAGGGTAGATGGAAAAAACCCCTTACAGTATCAAAAGAGGTGTTATATGAAATTAGACAGATATTTAATTCCAGATTTACAG